From one Cucurbita pepo subsp. pepo cultivar mu-cu-16 chromosome LG17, ASM280686v2, whole genome shotgun sequence genomic stretch:
- the LOC111778921 gene encoding probable protein phosphatase 2C 6 isoform X2, producing the protein MSSMSAIDNGRGSCEISWGFGLDKGRRTSMEDAIAIVPEFLSPARWKDDGYEKEKPLVHYFGLFDGHGGTQVSTYCSKKFHELLAEEWNRGVSENGQQERWKMALTRSYERVDDAFKDKTLAPYSVGSTALVVLLSACQIIVANCGDSRALLCRGNQAIPLTIDHKISRPDEYDRLIKGGAKILFVGCPRVEGVLAMTRAIGDHYLKPWIIFDPEVTFTSRTEEDECLILASDGVWDVLSNDDVMKMACSVLKRQRKKLALGGTGNVIYPAQCAANKIRKEASNLSGDNISVIVVDLKAPNEGSLN; encoded by the exons ATGAGCTCGATGAGTGCAATAGACAATGGACGCGGTAGTTGTGAGATTTCATGGGGTTTTGGATTGGACAAGGGACGTAGAACTTCAATGGAGGATGCCATTGCCATTGTTCCGGAGTTTCTATCTCCAGCTAGATGGAAAGATGACGGGTACGAGAAAGAGAAACCTTTAGTTCATTATTTTGGCTTGTTTGATGGCCATGGAGGCACTCAG GTGAGTACTTATTGTTCAAAGAAGTTCCATGAACTATTAGCAGAAGAGTGGAATAGAGGGGTTTCTGAAAACGGTCAGCAAGAGAGATGGAAAATGGCATTGACGAGGTCTTATGAGAGGGTTGATGATGCCTTCAAGGACAAGACTCTGGCCCCATATTCAGTTGGATCTACTGCTTTGGTTGTTCTTCTGTCAGCTTGCCAAATAATTGTTGCCAACTGTGGTGACTCTAGAGCATTGCTTTGTCGTGGGAATCAAGCCATTCCCTTGACAATTGACCACAAG ATTAGCAGGCCAGATGAATATGATAGACTTATTAAGGGAGGAGCAAAAATTCTGTTTGTAGGCTGTCCTAGGGTCGAAGGAGTGCTGGCAATGACCAGAGCAATAG GTGATCATTACTTGAAACCGTGGATTATATTTGATCCGGAGGTTACGTTCACATCGAGGACTGAGGAAGATGAGTGTTTGATTCTAGCAAGTGATGGAGTATGGGATGTCTTATCCAACGATGACGTGATGAAGATGGCTTGCAGCGTACTGAAAAGGCAACGCAAGAAGTTGGCGCTTGGTGGAACTGGTAATGTAATTTATCCAGCTCAATGTGCTGCAAATAAAATACGCAAGGAAGCTAGTAATTTGAGTGGCGACAACATCTCAGTTATTGTAGTTGACTTAAAAGCACCAAATGAGGGATCTCTAAACTGA